Within the Clostridium scatologenes genome, the region TGCTCAAGATTATGGTGCGGATAGACCAGATGCTGTAAGTAGATCTGTTCATACATCAATTGCCGTAAGTATTATTGGTGGGTTGATTGTCATGGTACTAGGAATTCTACTTTGTAAGCCTTTGCTTGAGCTGATGGGAACTCCTGAAGATATAATTGGGTTGTCTGTGGTTTATATGAAAATCTACTTTATCAGTATGCCTGCTAACATGGTATACAACTTTGCAGCAGCTATTTTGCGTGCTGCAGGTGATAGCCGACGTCCAATGTACTATCTCATTGTTACAGGTATATTACATGTTATATTCAATCTATTTTTTGTAATTGTACTGCATATGGGAGTAGCAGGGGTTGCATTTGCCACAGTTATTTCTGAATACCTCTCAGTAATGCTCATTATGATTTGTCTATATAGGTGCGAGGGAGCCATACGCTTTATACCTGGCAAGATGCGTATTGATAAATGTAAGCTAAAGGATATCATAAGGATTGGATTGCCAGCAGGAATGCAAGGATTGTTATTTTCCATTTCCAACGTACTTATTCAGTCAGCGGTTAACTCCTTTGGATCTACAATGGTAGCGGCTAGTGCTGCTGCTAGCAATGTTGAAAACTATATAGGAACTACAATGAATGCATATTATAATGCAGCAATCTCTTTCACTGGCCAGAATATGGGGGCAAAGAAGTATGACAGAATTGATAATATTGCAAAAGTATGTACAATATTAATCTTTGCTACATGGATTATCATGGGCGGTATGACAATGTTTTTTGGAAAGTCACTGCTTGGAATCTATACCTCTGACCCAGAAGTCATTAGGCTTGGTATGCTGCGTATTAATGTGATGATGATTGCATTTTTCACCTGTGGAATGATGAATGTGTATCCTGGATTGACACGTGCCATGGGGTATTCTATACTACCTATGATTTCTACTTTAGTAGGAGCTTGCCTTATGCGAATTCTTTGGTTATCCACAGTATTTGTCTGGTATCCAACAGAAGTTATGCTTTTTGCTTGTTATCCAGTAACCTGGGCACTTGCAGGAATAGGCCAAGTAGCTATTTTCTTCTATGCTAGGCGGCAGATTCGTGAGCAAGCAAAGCCAAGTTTTCGCAGAAGATTTTTAGCAATTTTGTCTTCTATAGTTAGATAGAATAATGTTATTTTAATATATAAAACTAGGAAAATGCCTTGTCTTACATGACTCAAAGTATGTCTTTGTTATTTCATAGCTTTAGTTGTATGATATAATGAAAATTATAGTTTTGGTAATGCAAATGGGAGGAATTAATCATGGATAGAGAGCATGTGAAAGATATAATTAAAGCGTGGATTCAAAGAATAAATGAAGATGAAGTTTTATCTAAAGATATTACCGCTTTAAATTTTGGGTTATGCGAACCTTATGGAATTGAATTAATAGGTTCAGCAAATTATGATGAAGAAGATGATGATTGGGCCTGTGAAGAAGATTTTGTACCAATAGAAAGAAACTGTCCTGATCTTGGAATTGATGACACATATGACTGGGAAAGTGTGCTTAAAGAAACAGAAACTATTTTGAAAGAGTTAGTTCAGGAATTAAAAGACCTACCAATTTTGAAAGTAGAACATATAACAACAGGCTTTTGTGATGGAGATTTGATTGTAGTGAAATGATTTTTAGAGGAGATTATTCATATAACAGGGGGAACTACTATGAATTTAGAGTTAAAACAGATTTTTTTAACCAATTCTAACACAAATAATGACCATGTAACTTATGAAAATAAGCTAAAGCCTCGCATGAGCTTTGGGGATTCATCACTTAAAGAATTATTTGAAAAGCATAATGAGGAAATTTTAAAAAATGTAGCACATAAAATAACCAACTATGTGAATGATGAAAATCTTTGTAATGATGATATTGATATGTTTCCTCGCAGCTGTGAAATGACTGGTGAATGGTATATTGGAGATGTTAATTTTGAGGATTTTGATTATCTAAGTATTATGACACGTTTTTTAGGATTTCAACCAAATTCAAAAAGAATGCCTATTGATGATTATTTAGGACTTGAAGTGCACTTTTCTTATGATGAAGCTCAAGATAAATTTATTTTAGATGGAATTGATAGTTCATGTATTTAGCTGAGAATTTTATTATGAGCATAATGGGAGGGAGATTAAAGTGGTTTTATTAGTGGTTGATACACAAAAATTAATAACCAATGAAAAATTATATAAATTTCATATGTTTGTATCTAATGTTAAAGAAATAATACATAAAGCTAGGGAAAACAATATTGAAGTAATATATATACGTCATGATGATGGAATAGGAAATGAATTAACAAAAGGGAATGATGGCTTTGAAATATATGAAAAGTTTCAACCTATGAGTAATGAAAAGATATTTGATAAAAAGGTTAATAGTGCTTTTAAAAAAACAGGATTACTGGAATATCTAATGGATAAAGGAGAAAAAGATATAATCATTGTAGGGCTTCAAACAGATTATTGTATTGATGCTACTATAAAATGTGGATTCGAACACGGATTTAATATTATAGTTCCTGCATATTCAAATACAACAGTTGATAATAAATTTATGTCAGCAGAACAAAGTTATGAATATTATAATGAATTCATGTGGAATGGAAGATATGCAGAATGTATTTCCTTTGATGAAGCAATTAAAAGAATGAAATAGATAGTGATTTGTCAATATCATTATAATAAATAAAATGTGGTTTTAAAATACTCTTATTTAATAAGACAATTTAAAAATTCAGTGATGTATATGCTTCATAAAAATGAAAGAAGGTATATATTAAAATTATAAGGTGGTAAGAAAAATGACATCTCAAATTTACATAGTATTTATATTAACTTTTACTATTTTTTTAATAGGAACTTTAGCATATTCTGCAAGAGTCGTTGGAGTAAAAACTGGTAGAATTGCAGTAGCTGCTGCTGTATTTAATGTTTTTGTATTGATACAAAGGACAGCAAGTACCATCCAAGCACCTTTACTAGGAAAGGCAGTTGATAATAGTATAAGTACAGGACAAACTAGTGATTTATTGTATGTCTTTAGGTGGATAATTTTTTCTATTACATTAGCAACAATAACTGGTGCAATTTTAATGCCAACTTTTATAAAAATATTTAATAAATTAGTTGTATCATTTAGTGTATATCGCTCTGTGCCTAAATTGGTATTTCATGCATTTTCAAAATCAGGAATTGAACAATTTAAAAATAGTATTTCAATTCCTAAAAAAGAGAATTTGTATGAATTGAGAAATTTTAAGAAAATACCTAAAAAAGTAGTTTTATTGAATATGATTGCGTTTTCTGTATCTAGTATAAGTGTCTTAGCAGCATTATACGCTGCATGTTTAAGTCCTAATTTAAGAACTACATGTACCACCTTATCATCTGTAATAAACAGTGTTTCAACAATATTTATGGTTATATTCATTGATCCTTATTTATCTATGACAACAGATGATGTAATAAGAGGAGATTGTACGGAATTAGAGTTTAACCGTTGTGTAATTTTTATTATTGTTGGACTTATCGTTGGAAGTATATTAGCACAATTCATGCTAATTCCTGCTTCAAAATTAATAGTAATTATTGCAAAACTAATATAAATCAAATGAGTATACTTGAAAGCAACTGGAAATTTTACCAGCTGAAACTAAAAGTAAAGTGTCTTTGAATGACTGAAATATAGGGCTTAAAGACACTTTTTATATCAGATTTTTAAAAACGAAAAAACGGTTGGTAAAATTTCAATAAAAGTCTTTATTTGCAATGTATTAAGGGGTATAATGAAAAATAAGAATGGCGAGGTTACAGTGGGTTGAACTTTAACATAGGATGTATTTAAATATAAATCCACCTTCCATTTCGTCTAACATTTCAAGGTTGAACTTTAATATAAGATACATTTAAATGATTTGACAAAATTAGATTCTTTAATAAATTATTTAGCTCAACTTTAAATATGGACTATATTTAAACTAAATGTTATTGCTATAAATAGGCAGTAGTATTTAGTTTTATTTTTGTAAAATTTATTATTAATATGGTATAATATATATAATTTTGAAAAATAAAATAAAAATTACAAATAATTAAGTGTATTTTTATTGATTCTAAAATCTAAAAAGTCAAATTACAAAGTAAAGACATATCTAAAATTCATTTATTTATAATTTCGTTAGTAGTAGTGCTAGATTTTCTAGCAAATTTTAAATTTTAGTGTATTACAATAATATTTTAAGTAAATATAAATTTTTATACACACTTCAAAGTAAATGATAAGAAGTAGTGGTAAAGTAGGAGGGGTAATGTGGGTGAAATCAAATTAAAGTGCAGATTTCTTACTCCAGCATTTATATATGGAGACAATAATCAATTGGAATTAAGAGCATCTTCTATAAAAGGTCTTATCAGATTTTGGTGGCGTGCTGTCAATGAATTTGGAAACATTGAAGAAATGAGAAATGAAGAATCAGAAATATTTGGTGGCAAGCTATTAAAAAAAGGTAAAGAAGAATTTATAAAAGCTAAAGTACAAATTTTAACTGAGATTATAAAAAATAATAATAAAGAACTAAAAAAATCATTATTAGATGAATATGAGGACTATAGTGGAATAAAATATTTATTTTATTCTATTGGTATTAATGATAAAAAAAATAGGAATTTTTTTAATAAAGGAACAGAATTTAAGGTGAAATTTAAATTTAAAGATGAAGATAGTAAGTATGTCAGGGAATATATAAAAGCATTCAATACACTTCAACTTTTTGGAGGAATAGGTTGCAGAAGTAGAAGAGGTGCCGGAAATTTTATTGTTGAGGAGGTTGAAGGTGATCCTTGTGGAATAAGTAAACAAGAAATTTTGAGAAATTTGTATGAAGAAGAAAGTGGAACAGATATATTGGAAGTTTATAAAAAAGTATTTAAGGAAAATAAATCAAATTGTGAATTGAGATATTCTAACATAATTAGTGAATCAACAAAGGCTTGTCTTTTAAGTTTAAATAAGAAAAATTTGCTAGTTAATAATAATTATGAAGATAAACCGTTTGCTATATTAAAAAAATTAATTGATAATTTTGATTTCGAAGAAAACCTTGATGAAATTGCCGAAAAATATAGAATATTTAGAAAAGAAACTAATTATAACAAATGTAATGATAGAGGAGCATCTCCACTAATAATAAAGGTTGTAAAAGATCGCGAAGAGTGCAAAATATTATTAATTAAACTGTCAGGTGAAAGATTGGAATACTGTAAGGAAAAATCTAAACTAAAGAAAAATAGCATTGGCAATGAAAATGATAAATCAAGCAAGGAATTCAAATTAAATGAAGAAGATAAAATAGTTGATGAGTTTTTAGATAAGTTTATTAAAGAAAATAACAAAAATGAAATAGAAGTAATAAATTTAAGGGGGTAAATATGAGTAATTTAATACTATATAAGTGTGAAACTCCACTTCATGTTGGATCTGGAACCGAATTAGGATTAGTTGATATGCCTATACAAAGGGAAAAACATACAGGATTTCCTAAGATAGAATCATCAGGAATAAAAGGAGTTATTAGAACTGATTTCAATCAAGATAAAACATATAAAAGTTATACAAATATACTTTTTGGACCAGAAGATGATGGAAGCAAATTTGCAGGAAGCTTACAATTTACAGATGCCAAAATTTTATTTTTTCCAGTAAAAACAGCTAAGGGTACTTTTGGATGGATAACGTGTCCGTTTATACTAAGCAGGTTTAAAAATGATTTAGAAGTTAATGATGTAAATACAAATGATATAAAAATAAATGAAGAATATATTAAATTAGGTATAGAAGCTAATAAAGAATTTGTTATAGCTAATAAGGAATCTAATCTAATTATAAAAAGAGAAAATTCAATGTATATTTTATTAGAAGAATTCGGGTACAAAGTTATAAATGATGATACTAATATATTAAATAAGGTTAATAAGTTGATAGAGAAAATGGATTTAAATAAGTACATTAAAGACAAATTAAAGAGAGATATAATTATAGTTAACGACGATGTTTTTAGTTATTTTTTAGATATGAGTACTGAAATAAATACAAGAATTAGAATAGGTAAAGATGGAGTTGTTGAAGAGGGAGGATTATTTACAGAAGAATATGTTCCAGAAGAAACAATAATGTATGGTTTTATAGATACATTTGCAATTAGTAATTGCAAAATTGATCTAGAAAGATTTGCTAATAAAAAATTTAATGGTGATTGTGAAAAAATTAATATTGTGGAGGGATCTAGTGAAAATAGTAAAGAAAATGAAATTTTAAAACTTAAGATAGAGAAAAATTTTGTAAAGTATTTAAATATAAAAAAAGTTTTTCAATTTGGTGGTAACAGTACCTTAGGAAAAGGATTTACAAGTGTCCATGTTATAAATGGTGAAGTAAAGGAAAAAGGTGATGTTATAAATGATTAGCAGTAGTGTAGAAAAATCAAGATTTATTTTGAAAAGCATAAAAGATGGATGTTTTACTATAAAAGATTTAAGTATAAGTGAAATACAAAAACTCCCAATGATGATTAGAATTAATGGATTAGCTGCTTCTTTAGAATATTTATTAAAAAAAGATGAACTTAAAGTTAAAAATGTAGGTAAGTTTTGTATTAAATATATTTCTGATTATACTTCAATAAAAATAGATAGTAGTGAAATTACAGACCTTAAAGAGATAAAATGTGATAGATATATGTGTTTGCAGAAAGATTTATATGAATTTTCATTAATGCTTAGAAGATTAGTAATAGCATTTGAAAAAAAGTGAGGAGGAAATTATAAATTGGCAAAATGTAAATTTTATTTAAATACAGATAATTTAAGATTTGATACATTGGAAAGATCTAACAATGTAGAGCTTGATTCTAATAATATAAATAATAATCTTATTTTAAATAAGTATATATATGAAAAAATAGATTTTAAAAATTACAAGTTTAATCAATCATTTCAAAGTTTATTAGAATATATAAAAGAAAAACAAGAGCATATCGTTGAATTGTATAAAGATAATTATATATGCTGTAAAGAGTCATTTTCATTAAATGAATGTTCAAAACTTGCTATAGGGCTTGGAGAAGTTTCTGTAAGAGAGGTATCAATCAAGCTAGATCATATATATGGAATTCCATTCATTCCTGCTAGCTCTTTAAAAGGTGCTTTTAGAAGTTACTTAAATGAAAAGTATAGCAAATCGAACAATAAAGAAAATATAATTATAACTGAGTTATTTGGTACTGAAGATAAAAAAGGTAAAATTATATTTTTTGATGCATATCCAGAAAAATTTCAATTAGGGCTAGATATTATGACACCACATTATATAAAATATTATTCCAATGGTGAAAAACCTTTAGATTCATTAAAGCCTAATCCTATAAAATTTCCAGTTGTGAAAGAAGGAGCTAAATTTAAATTTACAATATTATGTGAAAAGAATTATTTTATTGAATTAAATAAGCTGTCTAAAGAAAAATTTAAATTTACAACATTGTATAAAAAATTAAAGCACATGTTAGACAATTTAAATAGAGCAGATTTAAAGAAGTTAGGGGAAAAAAATAAATTTAAAAAATCGAATATACAAAAAGAATTTGAACAATTTTTAAAAAAGAAACCTTTAGGGGCTAAAACTTCTGTTGGGTATGGTTGTTTTGAAAAATTAAAGTAAGAGAGGTGATATTGTGCATAATAAACTAATGCTTATAACTATAGCTGGGATTCAAGAATATATATCTAATGCTAGAAAGACAGCAGATTTTTTTAATGGAAGTAAGATTATTACTGAGTTTTTAAAAGAAATTTATGAAATTGTAAAGCATTTTGAAGGATATAAAGATTTTGATACTATATTACCTTGCGAATTGGACAAGCATGAATTAGATATACCAAATTATTTTATAGCAAAAGTAAGTTCTAATCTAGAAAATAATGAACTGGAAAATAAATTAAGAAAAATTTTAAGTAAATCTTTGAAAAATAATTTTAATAAAATATATTGTTATTTGAATTTAGATGTTTATATTGTAGTAGTAGATTTTAAAAGTTCTTATCAAGTTTCCTATAAAAGTATGTATAAAAAATTGGATGGTTATAAAAATAATAGATTTAGGGATTATTCTCTAATATATAACATTCATGAAAATAAAAATTTCGATTTGCAAAATTGTACAATATGTGGGAAGAATAGAGGTAAATATATTTCAAATACTAATATAGAGTTAATAAAAACGGAGCAATATTATACAAGCGAAAACAAATATATAAAAGATAAAGAGGTTTTGTGTGAAGATTGCTTAAGAAAAAGAAAATATGATTATCACAAAGAGTATCCATCTACAGTAGATATAGCAGTGATGGAATGGATAGATGAAGTTAATAAAAATGAAAAAATTCAACATTACGATAAGATGATAGGAAGTATAGTAAATAATAAGAGGGATTGTATTGCCAACTTTTATCATTTGGATTATATATATTCTCATGTAGAAGGGAATATGTGTGATGAATATGTAAAAGCTTTGGACGAGATTAATAATTTAGATAGAAAAGACCAAAAATGTAAAGTTGGGAATGCTAGTAGATATTATGCATTAATAAAAGCTGATATAGATGATTTAGGTAAGCATTTTAATGGAAAGTATTTAAAAGAGAGTATTAAAAATGATGATATTATATTTGAAAAGTTTCAAAAAAGATTATCAAAAGAAATTTTAAAACTTTCTGAAGGAGTTAAAGAAAAATTATATAGCTTTAAAAATAATTATGAGACTAAAAAACTAGACATTTATTTAGGAGGAGATGATTTACTATTTTTTTGTCCTTTATACAAGGTTTTTGAAATAGTAAAGTTTATAGATGAAAGAATTAAAAATATAAATATAGAAGATAATGAAAAAAACTTAACGATATCTAAATCTATTGTAGTAGCACATGATTCTGTACCTCTTACTCAGGTTATTAATTTATCTAGAAAAAGCTTAGATATAGCAAAAGAAAAATTTGAAAAGCAAGGTAAAAATGCACTAGTGATTTCAATTATAAATTCTAGTGGTATAGTAAGAACTTCTTATTTGAAAAATGAAAGAAAAACTGTTGATGAACTTGTAAATTTAATTAATGGCTTTAAAAACTATATTTCTTCAGGTTTTATATCTAATATTGAAAGGCAGTTGTTTTTGCTTGGAGAAAATATGAGTTTGGAAGAATATGAAGTCTTAATGAATGTAATAATGAATGTAATTGAAAGAGTAGCTTCTAAACAAATAAAAGACAATGAAATAAAGTGTAAAGAAAATTTAAAATATTTAATCTCAAAATTTGTTTATGTAAATTCTAGTAATTATTTTTTAGATTTAAAAGGGTATTTTAATTTACTTTATATATTAAAAAAGTATTCAATTGAAATTATTAATGATATCAATGGAGGCAGTATATGAGAGAATGTTATTTTAAAATAAAGCCTAGTGATACATTGTTTTTTAGAGATGGACATCCTTTTCTAAAAAGATTAAATAATTATCTTGAAAGTTTAAATGTTCCATATCCATCTGTATTTTATGGAGCTATATTCTCGGCTTTATTGAGACAGGGAAATTTTAAAGATATTTTAAATTCCATAAGAAATAAAGATAATGAAATTGAAACGAAATTAGAAAAAAATTTCAATATAACTGGTGTATATTTATATGATGAAATTAAAAATGAATTATATGTAAAAGCTCCTTTAGATTTATTTGAAGATGGAAATTCAAAAAGTTTTGGGTTGTATAAGGATGGTTTTTTATATAGTCCAACTGGAGCAAATAAATTTAATAGATGTGATGATAAGTTTATTAGTTTGAGTGATTTAATAAAGCATTATTCTAGTAGAAATGTAAATGAGATAACATTATATCCAAGTAAATATTTTTTTACCAATTATAGTAAAATTGGGATTGAAATAGATAGACAGAAAAGAACAGTAAAGGAAGAACATTTATATAGGATCAATATGGTAGAGTTTTCTGATAAGAGGTTTTCCTATTTATTGAAATGTGAAATTGATTTAAATGAGGATGAAATTAAAGATGATGTAATTAGACTTGGAGGAGAATCTAAGATAGCTAGTTTTACTCATACATTTAAAGAATTAAGTGCTATTAAAGAGTTAAATGAATTTTATAACAATACAATAGTTTATGGTGATAAAATAAAATTAATTTTAACTACTCCTATGATTATAGAAAAATCTTCTCAAGATAAAAAAGATGATTTTGATAATTTTATAAATAATAATAATATTGAATGTGTGGTAACTGGAAAGCCCGAATATATAGGTGGTTTTGATATGGCAAGGAATCATCAAAAAAATATAAGAAAAGCAATTCCAGCAGGCAGCGTACTCATAATGAAGAATAATAAATTCAGAAATGTAAGTATTAATCAAATATTAGATGATTCTTGTGAAAAGTATATTAATTTAAAAAATATAGAAGATAATTTTAGAGGCTTTGGAAGCATAATTATTATGCCATTTAGAAGAGGAGATGATTAAATAATGAAGTTAAAAGAGGTTTTTGGGAATATAGATACTTATGTAATGTGTTCAACGTTGAATCAAATTGTAAATTATATACCTATTAAACTCATAGAAGAAAATAATAAAGCAAAATTAGAAACTATAAAAATAATAAATCTCACTGTAAAAAACAAATCTGAGAAAAATAGTATATTTAAAAGATTTGACAATGAGAAATGGGATGAAAATTTGAAAGCATGTTTACAAGATATAAATATTAAAGATGTTAATATCGAAAGAAATGAACTTGATATTAGTAACAAATTGGGATTCTTAATACAAAATGAAAATCATGAAGAAGAAGGAGAAGATGAATTAAACAATAATATTTACAAAGAAGAAAAAACAATACTTTGGAATATTACAGGTGGACAAAGAACTACAATTATAGCAATTCAAAAATATATAAGGGAAAATAAAAGATATAAAGATTATATTATGTATTTAGAAGGAAATTCTAATAAAATAATTATTGGTAATTTTAAAAAAAAATGTGGGTTTAATTACGAAAAATTAGAGGAACCCTACGCTTTGAAATATTTAAATTTGCAAACAGTATTTAAATTAGCAGGTTTTGAAATTAATAATTATGATAAAGTACATAATTTTTTGAAAGAAAATCATAATGAAAATGATGATAAGGAATATAAAGAACTTGAAGTATGTAATAAAATTTATAAGTATTATAAAAATCTTGAGTCTGATTTTGGAGAATATTTTAGAAAAAATTTACCAAGGTTGAATAAAATCAAAAATGGAATTGATATGAAACAATTAATTGGTGAAATTGAAAAAAGCAAATTTGGGAAAAAATTCAAAGAAGAATTTAATGATGACCAAAAAAAGATATTGGAAAATTTGAAGAGAAAAGATAAAAATAAAGGTAGTAAAGCAGATGAGCAAAGCAAAAAAGATAATGAGAGCAAAAATAAACAATTTGGATATATATTAGAATACATGGCTATTAATTCTATAAAAGATTGTATAAAAGAAGATCCTAAATTAAGTAATTATTTTATAGAACTTTGTCACAGTGTTAATCTCAAAAAACTCAAAAATCCTCTTGTACAGAGTAAAACTAGTGAACTTTGTGAATTTGATTTAGTTTTGTTATCTAAAAGTGGACAAGTTGTAATTTTTGAATGTAAATCAGGTACTATGTCAAGTGATGTTGGAAAAGCAAGACAATATACAGGATATGCAGCTGCAGGAGTATATGGAAAGCCTATCCTAATAACTCCTTTATTAGAGAATCATAGGAGAAATATTTGTAATGCATTTAAAACAAATAGTGATAATAGCAATTTGAAAGCAGAAAAAACAGATGAAATATGTAGTGAATCTCAAAAATTTGATGAAGCAGTGCTTGAAGCATTTCGTGCAGCAGCGAGAGCAAATTTAGATGTATGGGGTATGGATGAAATACATGAAAAGTTAAATGAATTATATTATGAAGTATTGAATGTGGGGGAAAAAAATGAATAAAAATATAAATAAAATTAAAGGAGATTCAAAAGAAGATCAACAATATATAAAATCAAAATTAATAATTTTAAAAACTATGACTCCTTTGCATGTAGGAGCTGGTGAAGGAAGTGGAATTGCAGATTTGCCAATACAAAGGGAAGCTGCAACAAATATACCTAAAGTTGAAAGCTCTACTTTTAAAGGCTCTTTAAGGTGTTCATGTGAGAAGATGTTAGATGAAGAACATGTAAAAATACTTTTTGGAAATGAAAATAATAAAACTGGAGAAATAGCTTTTACTGATTTAAGATTATTATTTTTTCCCGTGAAATCATCAAAAAACATATTTTCTTTAATATCTTGTCCATATGTACTTGAAAGATTCTATGATGACATTATTTTGTATAAAACAAAACTTATTTCAGGAATAAAGGATTTACTAACAAATATGAGAATGTTGGATAGCAATATAGCAGTGACTTTAAATAGTGATCAAGAAAATATTTATTTGGAAGATTATTTATTTAAAACTGAAAAAATTCATATTGAAAAATTATTTAGCAACATTCATGGATTAGAAAAGATGTTAAGTAGAATAGTGATTATATCAAACGATAATTTTATTGATTTTGTAAATTATTATACTGAAGTTATTACAAGAAATAAAATAGATG harbors:
- the cmr4 gene encoding type III-B CRISPR module RAMP protein Cmr4; this translates as MSNLILYKCETPLHVGSGTELGLVDMPIQREKHTGFPKIESSGIKGVIRTDFNQDKTYKSYTNILFGPEDDGSKFAGSLQFTDAKILFFPVKTAKGTFGWITCPFILSRFKNDLEVNDVNTNDIKINEEYIKLGIEANKEFVIANKESNLIIKRENSMYILLEEFGYKVINDDTNILNKVNKLIEKMDLNKYIKDKLKRDIIIVNDDVFSYFLDMSTEINTRIRIGKDGVVEEGGLFTEEYVPEETIMYGFIDTFAISNCKIDLERFANKKFNGDCEKINIVEGSSENSKENEILKLKIEKNFVKYLNIKKVFQFGGNSTLGKGFTSVHVINGEVKEKGDVIND
- the cmr6 gene encoding type III-B CRISPR module RAMP protein Cmr6 is translated as MAKCKFYLNTDNLRFDTLERSNNVELDSNNINNNLILNKYIYEKIDFKNYKFNQSFQSLLEYIKEKQEHIVELYKDNYICCKESFSLNECSKLAIGLGEVSVREVSIKLDHIYGIPFIPASSLKGAFRSYLNEKYSKSNNKENIIITELFGTEDKKGKIIFFDAYPEKFQLGLDIMTPHYIKYYSNGEKPLDSLKPNPIKFPVVKEGAKFKFTILCEKNYFIELNKLSKEKFKFTTLYKKLKHMLDNLNRADLKKLGEKNKFKKSNIQKEFEQFLKKKPLGAKTSVGYGCFEKLK
- a CDS encoding cysteine hydrolase family protein, encoding MVLLVVDTQKLITNEKLYKFHMFVSNVKEIIHKARENNIEVIYIRHDDGIGNELTKGNDGFEIYEKFQPMSNEKIFDKKVNSAFKKTGLLEYLMDKGEKDIIIVGLQTDYCIDATIKCGFEHGFNIIVPAYSNTTVDNKFMSAEQSYEYYNEFMWNGRYAECISFDEAIKRMK
- the cmr1 gene encoding type III-B CRISPR module RAMP protein Cmr1; this encodes MGEIKLKCRFLTPAFIYGDNNQLELRASSIKGLIRFWWRAVNEFGNIEEMRNEESEIFGGKLLKKGKEEFIKAKVQILTEIIKNNNKELKKSLLDEYEDYSGIKYLFYSIGINDKKNRNFFNKGTEFKVKFKFKDEDSKYVREYIKAFNTLQLFGGIGCRSRRGAGNFIVEEVEGDPCGISKQEILRNLYEEESGTDILEVYKKVFKENKSNCELRYSNIISESTKACLLSLNKKNLLVNNNYEDKPFAILKKLIDNFDFEENLDEIAEKYRIFRKETNYNKCNDRGASPLIIKVVKDREECKILLIKLSGERLEYCKEKSKLKKNSIGNENDKSSKEFKLNEEDKIVDEFLDKFIKENNKNEIEVINLRG
- a CDS encoding MATE family efflux transporter → MCNGPLFSKVFIFALPIMAMFILQLLFNTADMVVVGHFSGSKALAAVGATGSLINLIITLFMGLSVGTTVVVAQDYGADRPDAVSRSVHTSIAVSIIGGLIVMVLGILLCKPLLELMGTPEDIIGLSVVYMKIYFISMPANMVYNFAAAILRAAGDSRRPMYYLIVTGILHVIFNLFFVIVLHMGVAGVAFATVISEYLSVMLIMICLYRCEGAIRFIPGKMRIDKCKLKDIIRIGLPAGMQGLLFSISNVLIQSAVNSFGSTMVAASAAASNVENYIGTTMNAYYNAAISFTGQNMGAKKYDRIDNIAKVCTILIFATWIIMGGMTMFFGKSLLGIYTSDPEVIRLGMLRINVMMIAFFTCGMMNVYPGLTRAMGYSILPMISTLVGACLMRILWLSTVFVWYPTEVMLFACYPVTWALAGIGQVAIFFYARRQIREQAKPSFRRRFLAILSSIVR
- a CDS encoding type III-B CRISPR module-associated protein Cmr5, which translates into the protein MISSSVEKSRFILKSIKDGCFTIKDLSISEIQKLPMMIRINGLAASLEYLLKKDELKVKNVGKFCIKYISDYTSIKIDSSEITDLKEIKCDRYMCLQKDLYEFSLMLRRLVIAFEKK
- a CDS encoding Cas10/Cmr2 second palm domain-containing protein, with product MHNKLMLITIAGIQEYISNARKTADFFNGSKIITEFLKEIYEIVKHFEGYKDFDTILPCELDKHELDIPNYFIAKVSSNLENNELENKLRKILSKSLKNNFNKIYCYLNLDVYIVVVDFKSSYQVSYKSMYKKLDGYKNNRFRDYSLIYNIHENKNFDLQNCTICGKNRGKYISNTNIELIKTEQYYTSENKYIKDKEVLCEDCLRKRKYDYHKEYPSTVDIAVMEWIDEVNKNEKIQHYDKMIGSIVNNKRDCIANFYHLDYIYSHVEGNMCDEYVKALDEINNLDRKDQKCKVGNASRYYALIKADIDDLGKHFNGKYLKESIKNDDIIFEKFQKRLSKEILKLSEGVKEKLYSFKNNYETKKLDIYLGGDDLLFFCPLYKVFEIVKFIDERIKNINIEDNEKNLTISKSIVVAHDSVPLTQVINLSRKSLDIAKEKFEKQGKNALVISIINSSGIVRTSYLKNERKTVDELVNLINGFKNYISSGFISNIERQLFLLGENMSLEEYEVLMNVIMNVIERVASKQIKDNEIKCKENLKYLISKFVYVNSSNYFLDLKGYFNLLYILKKYSIEIINDINGGSI
- a CDS encoding lipid II flippase Amj family protein, which codes for MTSQIYIVFILTFTIFLIGTLAYSARVVGVKTGRIAVAAAVFNVFVLIQRTASTIQAPLLGKAVDNSISTGQTSDLLYVFRWIIFSITLATITGAILMPTFIKIFNKLVVSFSVYRSVPKLVFHAFSKSGIEQFKNSISIPKKENLYELRNFKKIPKKVVLLNMIAFSVSSISVLAALYAACLSPNLRTTCTTLSSVINSVSTIFMVIFIDPYLSMTTDDVIRGDCTELEFNRCVIFIIVGLIVGSILAQFMLIPASKLIVIIAKLI